The Solicola gregarius DNA window GGCCACGCAGACGTCGTGCGCGCGCTTGGCGAGCACCGCGGCCCGCTTGCCGTGCACGGCGCGGTCACCGAGTACGTCGTTGAGCTTGTCGGGGAAATTGGTGAACATCCCGTCCACCCCGATCTCGATCAGGCGGACCGTGTCGTCGACGTCGTTGACCGTGTAGGGGTGCACGGCCAGGCACGACTGATGCGCACCCTCGATGACCCCCGCGTCAACGTCGCTGTGCGACGGCCCGAGTCCCTCGGCGTACGTGGCGACCTCGGCGGCACCTGCACGGACCTCGCCACTGGTCGCACTACCCGAAACCAGCTGTACGAGCGGGAGTTCCGGAGCGGCCGAGTCGATCTGACGCAGGCTTGTCTCGCTAAAGGACTGGATGAGCACCTGCCAGCGATCACGTGCCGGATTCAGCAGGTGAAACTCGTCCATCAGCGCGAGCAGCTTGTCTTCCATCTCGGGGTACAGCGACGGCGACTTGGTCTCGATGTAGTAGTTCGCCCGGTGCCGGTAACGCTCGAAACGTCCCGCAGGATCGCGATCTCCAAGCCGACGTAGTCAGGCCCGCCCTGTCGGGGTTACGCCTCG harbors:
- a CDS encoding glycerophosphodiester phosphodiesterase family protein; the protein is METKSPSLYPEMEDKLLALMDEFHLLNPARDRWQVLIQSFSETSLRQIDSAAPELPLVQLVSGSATSGEVRAGAAEVATYAEGLGPSHSDVDAGVIEGAHQSCLAVHPYTVNDVDDTVRLIEIGVDGMFTNFPDKLNDVLGDRAVHGKRAAVLAKRAHDVCVA